From the genome of Triticum aestivum cultivar Chinese Spring chromosome 3B, IWGSC CS RefSeq v2.1, whole genome shotgun sequence, one region includes:
- the LOC123065466 gene encoding uncharacterized protein, with the protein MEEGRSDSRRQEPMVARADNPQIPADESDDEFEFSFGSREPATGGAAADELFADGRIRPFYPVFGRVFDDAHVPSAPGRRPLGRLFLEEVRNSSVGSTSSSSSSAATDAGDLDGASPDTYCVWTPGASAASSPARSPRKSGSTGSLSRWRRVSDLVVGRSRSDGRDKFGFLSAPPSPAREQPKAKPRGRDSKAATELDTVAASHRLFYGAKASPGATRRTFLPYRQDLVGLFSTPKGLSRSQYF; encoded by the coding sequence ATGGAAGAGGGGCGCAGTGACAGCCGACGCCAGGAGCCCATGGTCGCCAGGGCGGATAACCCCCAGATTCCCGCCGACGAGTCCGACGACGAGTTCGAGTTCTCCTTCGGGAGCCGGGAGCCTgccacgggcggcgccgcggcCGACGAGCTCTTCGCCGACGGCCGCATCAGGCCGTTCTACCCGGTCTTCGGCCGGGTCTTCGACGACGCGCACGTGCCGTCCGCGCCCGGCCGGAGGCCGCTAGGGAGGCTGTTCCTGGAGGAGGTCCGGAACTCGTCCGTCGGGTccacgtcctcgtcctcgtcctccgcCGCCACGGACGCCGGGGACCTCGACGGCGCGTCCCCGGACACCTACTGCGTCTGGACTCCCGGCGCCTCGGCCGCGTCCTCGCCGGCGCGGTCGCCGCGGAAGAGCGGCTCGACGGGATCCTTGTCGCGGTGGCGCCGCGTCAGCGACCTCGTCGTCGGCCGCAGCCGCAGCGACGGCAGGGACAAGTTCGGCTTCCTTTCCGCGCCGCCCTCGCCTGCCAGAGAGCAGCCCAAGGCGAAGCCACGAGGCCGGGACAGCAAAGCCGCTACCGAGCTCGACACGGTGGCCGCCAGCCACCGGCTGTTCTACGGCGCCAAGGCTTCCCCCGGCGCGACGCGGCGGACGTTCTTGCCGTACCGGCAGGATCTCGTGGGCCTCTTCTCCACGCCCAAGGGGCTCAGCCGGAGCCAATACTTCTGA